The Hypanus sabinus isolate sHypSab1 chromosome 2, sHypSab1.hap1, whole genome shotgun sequence DNA segment tgaacactggcaggaatgatggcagagcaacaatggctagaACTTCTGGGACCATACCGGAAAGCACAAGATAAATACATctctcaaagaggaagaagtattccaaaggcagTGTGACACAACCATAGCTAacaaagaagtcaaagccaacataaatgcCAGAGAGAGCATATCGTAGAGCATAACTTGGTGGAAGGTAAGATGACTGGAAAGCTTATAAAACCAACACAAGTCAACTAAAAAGGTCATGAAGAAATAAAAGATGGAATATTAAGGAAAATTAGCCAATAATAAAGAGGACACCAAATGTACTTTTCAGATACACAAAGTGTAAAAGAATGGTGAGAGTACATATTGAGCCATTGGATAATCATTCTGGAGACTTTGTAATGGGTGAcaagaaaatggtggatgaactgaataagtattttgcatcagactgcatggtggaagacattagcagtatgttTGAATGTGTCAGGAGACAGAAATgaatgaagttgccattactagggagaaggtgcttgggaaactgaaagttttGAAGGTtgttaagtcacttggaccagatggtgtaaacCCCAGAGTTctcaaagaggtggctgaagacagtttggaggcattagtaatagtTTCAGGGGCCTGGAAAATTGTAAAGGTCAGTCCACCTTCAAGAaggtggataggtatatggacaggaaaggaatggagggttatgggctgagtgcaggtaggtgggactaggtgagagcaagcattcagcacggactaaaagggccgagatggcctgtttccatgctgtaattgttatatgttatatggttaagtgagacaggcagaaaaaaggaaattatatgccagttaaCTGACCTCAGTGATGGGAGAcgatggagttgattgttaagtatGTGGTTTTGGAGTTCTTGGAGGTACATAATAACAGGCCAGTCAGCATAGttcctttaagggaaaatcttgcttgatgcatctgttgaaattgtttgaagaaataacaagcagaatagacaaagaattggtgaatgttgtgtacttgaattttcagatctTGGACGTCCAAGTTGCTACACATAAGGGTGCTTAACAagctaaaagcccatggtattacatggaagatactagcatggatagaacattggctgattggcaggaggcagtgtGTGAATAAAGGAAGCGTATTCAGGTTGGCTGCTGCTAACTTGTGGTGTTCAACAAGGCCTCTCTTAGGTCCACTTTTTTTTGTTCTATTTCAAAgacatggatgacagaattgatgcctTTGCAGCCGAGCTTGCAGAGATGCGTAGAGTGGCAGGTagaggaaggaggaggaatcCAGAATGACTTCAACAgattaggaatataaaagcaaggatgtaatattaagatttataaaacattggtgaggcttcacttgtaAAATTGTCACCTGTTTTGGgcgccttatctaagaaaagttgtactaatattggagaaggttcaaagtagACTCACAGCAATATTCTGGGATTaaaaagcttatcatatgaggtgtatttgatggctctgggcctctactcacagGAATTCAAAAGAACATAGATGATTTTGCTGAAacttgtcaaatattgaaaggtattGATAAGAGTGGACGTGGAGGTTGTTTCCAATGATGGGGAGGTCTAAGACTacaggacacaacctcagaatagaggggcaagcTTTTACAATGGAGATAAGGAggcatttcttcactcagagtgattgGATATATTCAAGGAAGAGGCTGATTGATTCTAGTCAGGGTAtaaatggatatggagagaaggagattggggctgagggggaaaatggatcagccatgatggaagggtgaatcagacttgatgagccaattggactaattctgctgctatatctcaTGATGTTATGGTCTTGTGTTATACAACAGAAACACTGACAGGGGCCAGCTCGGCTGAGTTGACTCCCACTGTAAACTGGGAGTATCGTAGATTCACTAAGTAACTGAGACAAAGTTCAAATTAGAACTCATTTATTAGTCAGATCCAGAATATTGAACTCCAGCCCCATTGAAGGAGAACATAAGCAGAAGAAACCCCTCCCCTGCCCAGTGTGCAGAACTTGGCGTTCAAACTCTGTAGTTTGATACCAACAGACACTTTTGAACTTGGGTGTGATGGTTAAATACCCAGCATGCAGTTTATTTAGACTTTTCCCCCAGTATGAATTTGGTAGTGTTTCACAAGGTTGGATGACCgcgtgaatcccctcccacattcagagcaggtgaatggcctctccccagtgtgaactcgctgatgtaccttcagttgagatgactgagagaagctcttcccacagtctgagcaggtgaacggcctctccccagtgtgaactcgctgatggaccttcagttgagatgacccagtgaatcccttcccacagtctgagcaggtgaatggtttctcccctgtgtgaactcgctgatggacCTTCAGTTGATATGAGTCAcgaaatcctttcccacagtctgagcaggtgaacggccactccccagtgtgaactaattGGTGTCCACGAAGGCTGCacaactgtgtgaatcccttcccacagtctgggcagttgaacggcctctccccagtgtgaactcgctgatgtacatTTAGTTGAAAAGACCGaggaaatcccttcccacaatctgagcagatgaatggcctctcccctgtgtgaactcgctgatgtaccttcagttgatatGAGTCaggaaatcccttcccacagtctgagcaaatgaatggcatctccccagtgtgaactctctggtgtGCCAGTTGATgcgataactgagtgaatccctttccacagtatgagcaggtgaatggtctctccccagtgtgaactcgctgatgtaccttcagttgatatgagcgagtaaatcccttcccacagtccgagcagatgaacggcctctcaccagtgtgaactaaaTGGTGTGCATGTAGGTtgcataactgagtgaatcccttcccacagtctgagcaggtgaacggcttctccccag contains these protein-coding regions:
- the LOC132381685 gene encoding zinc finger protein 239-like isoform X3; translation: MPFICSDCGRGFSWSSELKVHQRVHTGEKPFTCSDCGKGFTQLCNLHAHHLVHTGERPFICSDCGKGFTRSYQLKVHQRVHTGERPFTCSYCGKGFTQLSHQLAHQRVHTGEMPFICSDCGKGFPDSYQLKVHQRVHTGERPFICSDCGKGFPRSFQLNVHQRVHTGERPFNCPDCGKGFTQLCSLRGHQLVHTGEWPFTCSDCGKGFRDSYQLKVHQRVHTGEKPFTCSDCGKGFTGSSQLKVHQRVHTGERPFTCSDCGKSFSQSSQLKMHQARFSLKGTMLTGLLLCTSKNSKTTYLTINSIVSHH
- the LOC132381685 gene encoding zinc finger protein 239-like isoform X2, whose translation is MPFICSDCGRGFSWSSELKVHQRVHTGEKPFTCSDCGKGFTQLCNLHAHHLVHTGERPFICSDCGKGFTRSYQLKVHQRVHTGERPFTCSYCGKGFTQLSHQLAHQRVHTGEMPFICSDCGKGFPDSYQLKVHQRVHTGERPFICSDCGKGFPRSFQLNVHQRVHTGERPFNCPDCGKGFTQLCSLRGHQLVHTGEWPFTCSDCGKGFRDSYQLKVHQRVHTGEKPFTCSDCGKGFTGSSQLKVHQRVHTGERPFTCSDCGKSFSQSSQLKVHQRVHTGERPFTCSECGRGFTRSSNLVKHYQIHTGGKV
- the LOC132381685 gene encoding zinc finger protein 239-like isoform X1, with translation MPFICSDCGRGFSWSSELKVHQRVHTGEKPFTCSDCGKGFTQLCNLHAHHLVHTGERPFICSDCGKGFTRSYQLKVHQRVHTGERPFTCSYCGKGFTQLSHQLAHQRVHTGEMPFICSDCGKGFPDSYQLKVHQRVHTGERPFICSDCGKGFPRSFQLNVHQRVHTGERPFNCPDCGKGFTQLCSLRGHQLVHTGEWPFTCSDCGKGFRDSYQLKVHQRVHTGEKPFTCSDCGKGFTGSSQLKVHQRVHTGERPFTCSDCGKSFSQSSQLKLPALPTRHTNRGSRSTSTPRTSGACDMAYRLLQTSNNLVLYLLPALLPSLMSLINSMLALTEGTRRSLSKRISHMVNCPFHFPPPMFAPP